The following are from one region of the Lineus longissimus chromosome 19, tnLinLong1.2, whole genome shotgun sequence genome:
- the LOC135503406 gene encoding uncharacterized protein LOC135503406 — MYSTATRQDARNQAIPNYQKVMSNSSVQPSTMQATERRDVIQKLQPLRTLSGNNTTMSAMPLSQQESSASPRLKQNYVETPLSPDDHENLSRHINKFLDIYGKLEPVNHPDVKPNYSYTELLMMAILRSPNYCRPIQEVYSYIREKYLFYKHTKKGFWKNAIRHSLSKTKCFTKLGVSRSMKTAGVLNRPVYLWTLVPECLVKFAEGGYRVNLDSNGANNLKCAFTQVNAEAFWTNVAKTLALVLSAIKTSLTPETTTTFAKEQQAPKRDPEVRSCNNEQRTGSPDHTSQPMKRVKLEPNSYTPNGDISNVRVPKFAYSPVAPFQQFEARPFSHLYGNTDNSYSCGYDFSSMIPDIAQNFTMGRHYDQNTPAVHPAYVQTSPYAYTTLRNREEENNRKCNVTSPNQHSTSPNSSIDVTGLGNSSFSDSFRSVDNEDRKTYVEVETTDFGGEYSFEPVASKFETQRVGNELMELLVQGGLTGMYQF, encoded by the coding sequence ATGTATAGCACTGCAACGAGACAGGACGCCCGGAATCAAGCGATACCTAACTACCAAAAAGTAATGTCCAACTCCAGCGTGCAACCTTCCACCATGCAAGCGACAGAACGACGTGATGTCATTCAGAAGCTACAACCACTACGAACTCTATCGGGGAATAATACAACGATGTCCGCCATGCCGCTATCCCAGCAGGAGTCGTCGGCGTCGCCACGGCTGAAGCAGAACTACGTCGAGACGCCGCTTTCCCCTGACGACCACGAGAATTTGTCGAGACACATCAACAAGTTTTTAGACATTTACGGGAAGTTGGAGCCCGTGAATCACCCGGATGTTAAGCCGAACTATTCGTATACCGAGCTTCTTATGATGGCGATTCTACGGTCACCAAACTACTGCCGCCCGATCCAGGAGGTCTATAGCTACATACGAGAGAAGTATCTCTTCTACAAACACACGAAGAAGGGCTTCTGGAAGAACGCCATACGTCACAGTCTGTCCAAAACGAAATGCTTTACGAAGTTGGGTGTCAGCCGCAGTATGAAGACTGCTGGAGTTCTGAACCGGCCCGTTTATCTTTGGACGCTGGTTCCCGAGTGCTTGGTAAAGTTCGCTGAAGGTGGCTATCGGGTTAATTTGGACAGTAACGGTGCAAACAATCTCAAGTGTGCCTTCACGCAAGTCAACGCCGAAGCATTCTGGACCAACGTTGCAAAGACACTCGCCCTGGTTTTGTCCGCCATTAAGACGTCGCTTACACCAGAAACAACCACAACCTTCGCCAAGGAGCAGCAAGCGCCAAAACGGGACCCGGAAGTACGAAGCTGCAATAACGAACAAAGGACCGGAAGTCCCGACCACACGTCTCAGCCAATGAAGCGGGTCAAATTGGAGCCGAATTCGTACACGCCGAATGGAGATATTAGCAATGTGCGCGTCCCAAAATTCGCATACAGCCCTGTTGCACCCTTTCAGCAATTCGAAGCACGTCCATTTTCTCACCTCTATGGAAATACGGACAATTCTTACAGTTGTGGATACGATTTCTCTTCTATGATACCGGATATAGCTCAGAATTTCACCATGGGGCGTCACTACGACCAGAACACGCCAGCCGTACATCCTGCTTACGTGCAGACGTCACCTTACGCGTACACGACATTGCGCAATCGCGAGGAGGAAAACAACAGAAAATGCAATGTCACGTCACCAAATCAGCACTCTACGTCACCGAATTCTTCCATCGACGTCACAGGATTGGGTAATTCGTCATTTTCCGATTCTTTCCGAAGTGTGGATAACGAGGATCGGAAGACGTACGTGGAAGTCGAAACAACCGACTTCGGTGGTGAATATAGTTTTGAACCAGTGGCGTCGAAATTCGAAACGCAACGAGTTGGGAATGAACTGATGGAATTGTTGGTGCAAGGTGGACTTACTGGGATGTATCAGTTTTAG